The following proteins are encoded in a genomic region of Cyclonatronum proteinivorum:
- a CDS encoding phosphatase PAP2 family protein, protein MKHQTQHLNPVLPPPSRHQNPALVVARNSTIATLAFLFASVALIQYVDIAVVTYFSQMEYTLWHEGLRILALYINPYTIFIATAGIIGLQIMTLRRNKKRIETDRTVILLSAVLVSLIFTTLLKFSLGRARPEIWFGEGYTGFFGFQTGRSFHSLPSGHATAVTAMCIAVFQLRHETAYRLLALTLTLLILSSRLFLGEHFPADVLAGIWLGSIVMYWAQLFAHLAKDRL, encoded by the coding sequence ATGAAACACCAAACCCAACATCTGAATCCCGTTTTGCCTCCCCCTTCCCGCCATCAAAACCCGGCCCTTGTCGTTGCGCGTAACAGCACCATTGCCACACTTGCGTTTCTTTTTGCAAGCGTTGCGCTTATTCAGTACGTGGATATTGCGGTAGTCACCTATTTCAGTCAGATGGAATACACGCTTTGGCACGAAGGCCTGCGCATATTGGCGCTCTACATCAACCCCTACACCATCTTCATTGCCACAGCAGGGATCATTGGACTGCAAATTATGACGCTGCGGCGCAACAAGAAAAGGATTGAAACCGACCGGACGGTCATTCTTTTATCCGCAGTGCTGGTCAGCCTGATTTTCACCACCCTTCTGAAGTTTTCATTGGGCCGAGCACGTCCCGAAATATGGTTTGGGGAAGGGTATACCGGCTTCTTCGGCTTCCAGACCGGTCGCAGCTTTCACTCCCTGCCTTCCGGACACGCAACGGCCGTTACCGCCATGTGCATCGCCGTTTTTCAGCTGCGCCATGAAACCGCCTACCGGCTGCTTGCCCTCACCCTCACCCTGCTCATCCTTAGCAGCAGGCTTTTTCTTGGGGAGCACTTTCCGGCTGATGTACTCGCCGGCATCTGGCTCGGCAGCATCGTCATGTACTGGGCACAGCTGTTCGCGCATCTCGCCAAAGACCGCCTCTGA
- a CDS encoding DUF805 domain-containing protein, with protein sequence MAKGLKECPKCGEVMHKAYPRCVTCNHNFLSKSYSGSLNIIEKGNNLHIVEDDFFSTDGRIRRSTYFIRSLLLAIPNLFFAFPSDTGLYQYPGIIIFFLLIIIGLGIVSMIQGVKRLHDMNLEGVFVFLLLVPIVNLFFYIFMLIKDSYPGKNEFGEDPKKSERITNREFIKPSFSKNKPNRENEQSLTHDYKITDLEYLEKLANLKERGVISEEEFKSKKQKILGL encoded by the coding sequence ATGGCAAAAGGTTTAAAAGAGTGTCCCAAATGTGGAGAGGTAATGCATAAAGCTTATCCAAGATGCGTGACATGCAACCACAATTTTCTCTCTAAAAGTTATTCAGGTAGCCTAAATATCATAGAAAAGGGAAACAATCTACATATAGTTGAAGATGATTTTTTTTCAACCGATGGGCGAATTAGAAGAAGTACATATTTTATTCGTAGCCTACTACTAGCAATACCTAATCTTTTCTTTGCATTTCCATCAGATACTGGTCTTTACCAATACCCTGGTATAATCATATTTTTTCTTCTAATCATTATAGGTTTGGGAATAGTAAGCATGATTCAGGGGGTGAAAAGATTACATGACATGAATCTCGAAGGGGTATTTGTTTTCTTGTTGTTAGTGCCGATAGTAAATCTATTCTTTTATATTTTCATGCTTATCAAAGATAGTTACCCTGGAAAAAATGAATTTGGAGAAGATCCAAAGAAAAGTGAGCGGATAACGAATCGTGAATTTATAAAACCATCGTTCTCAAAAAATAAACCAAACAGAGAGAATGAACAAAGTTTAACTCATGATTATAAAATTACTGATCTGGAATATTTGGAAAAGCTTGCCAATCTCAAAGAAAGAGGCGTAATATCTGAGGAAGAATTCAAATCAAAGAAGCAAAAAATATTAGGGCTTTAG